From Mercenaria mercenaria strain notata chromosome 17, MADL_Memer_1, whole genome shotgun sequence, the proteins below share one genomic window:
- the LOC128550377 gene encoding uncharacterized protein LOC128550377 yields MSGVERRQTSRSRDVSSRRVGIYVDYTEDTSKRSGIYVETGKDYQSVPNMEETEDERAPLLRQKERVERQIISEINRVEAKVDDLLPHAENLSAATDHYFGEDGKVSRKKRPCWKRLCCCCCGE; encoded by the exons GTCTGGCGTAGAAAGAAGGCAGACAAGTCGTTCTAGAGACGTCAGCTCAAGGAGAGTAGGAATATATGTAGACTATACAGAAGACACCAGTAAACGCTCAG GTATTTACGTCGAGACAGGAAAAGATTACCAAAGCGTTCCGAATATGGAAGAAACGGAAGACGAGCGCGCGCCGTTGTTGCGCCAAAAAGAACGTGTGGAGCGCCAGATAATCTCCGAAATAAACCGCGTTGAAGCCAAGGTGGACGATCTGTTGCCACACGCTG aaaACCTCTCTGCAGCAACTGATCATTATTTTGGCGAAGATGGAAAAGTATCACGGAAGAAGCGGCCCTGCTGGAAAcgtctttgttgttgttgttgtggagAATGA